Genomic DNA from Haloterrigena alkaliphila:
TCGTCGCCGCCCGTCTCGCGACCATTCTGGTCGTCACCGTCACAGTGACTGCTCGGGAGCGACCGGCGTCGAATGACTCTCGACGTCCTCGCGGGACAGGCGTCGCCGATCGAACTGCCGAGCTGGCGGCCGGAATCGTTGCCCGCGAAAACGGCGCGGACGCAGTCGACGACGAGACCGTCGCGTGCGTGGCGTGTTCGCTTCACCACGTCCACCGCCCGATGATCGACGCACTCGGCGTTATCGAGTACTCACCGGATACGAACCGTATCGGGGAATGTCCGACGCGATTCGACGTTCGAATCGAGTGAGTTCCGCTCGGCCGCTTTCGTGCTACCACTCGCGCTCCAGTCCCCCGAGCAGTCGGTCGACGTCCCCGGGAGTGTTGACCGCGTGGACGGACGCCCGAATCGCGTTCGGCGACGGCAGGGCCCGGACGACGATCCCGTCGGCGGTCAGCCGTTCGACCGTCGCCTCCGGATCGTCGACGTCGATCGTCACGAGTCCCGATTCCGGTGGCGACGGACTGAGTAGCCGGTCGTCGGGGACGCCGTCGGCCAGCCGGCCAGCGAGACGGTGGACACGGTCTTCGATCCGGTCGATCCCAACTTCGTCGATCACGTCGATTGCTTCCCGAAGCGCAACGTGGGGTGCCGGGTTCGCTGACCCGACTTCGAACCGACGTGCGCCGGCCGCGTACTCGTAGGGATCGGCGGACGGCGTCTCGACGCTTCGATAGCCGACCGTCCGCGGCTCGAGGCCTTCGGCGACGTCGCGGTCGACGTAGAGAAAGCCGCCGCCCCATAACCCCAGCAGCCACTTGTGCCCCGCGGCGGCGACCGCGTCGGCGCTCCACTCCCGGACGTCCATCGGCAGCTGTCCAGGGACCTGGACGGCGTCGACGAGCGCGAGCGCGCCGGCGTCGTGGGCGATATCGACCAGTTCCGCCACCGGCAGCCGCGTCCCGTGGGTCCACGTGACCGCGCTGAAGCAGGCGACTCTGGCATCCGCGACGGCCTCGGCGAAGCGCTCGAGATCGACGCGACCAGCTTCGGTCTCGACGACTCGGACCTCGACACCTTCTCGCTCGAGGCGTTGCCACGGGAGGATTCCGGCGGGGTGCTCGATGTCCGTCCGGACCACGACGTCGCCGGGCTGCCAGTCGATCGCGTTGGCGACGGCGTTGATCCCGGCCGTCGTGCTTTCGGTGAGCGCTATCTCGTCCGTGTCGGAGCCGACGAACGACGCGACTCGCTCTCGAGTGCGGTCGAAGGCTCGAAACGCCGTCTCGTAGGGGTGGTCGCCGACCGGCGACTCGTACTCGTGCTCGCGGACGAACTCGTCGGCGGCATCGACGACGTATTTCGGACTTGGACCGTGAGCGCCGAAGTTGAGATAGGTTCCCTCCTGCAGGGCGGGGATATCCGCCCTGAGTTCGGTTGGCGT
This window encodes:
- a CDS encoding aminotransferase class V-fold PLP-dependent enzyme, translating into MQPSTTMTPTELRADIPALQEGTYLNFGAHGPSPKYVVDAADEFVREHEYESPVGDHPYETAFRAFDRTRERVASFVGSDTDEIALTESTTAGINAVANAIDWQPGDVVVRTDIEHPAGILPWQRLEREGVEVRVVETEAGRVDLERFAEAVADARVACFSAVTWTHGTRLPVAELVDIAHDAGALALVDAVQVPGQLPMDVREWSADAVAAAGHKWLLGLWGGGFLYVDRDVAEGLEPRTVGYRSVETPSADPYEYAAGARRFEVGSANPAPHVALREAIDVIDEVGIDRIEDRVHRLAGRLADGVPDDRLLSPSPPESGLVTIDVDDPEATVERLTADGIVVRALPSPNAIRASVHAVNTPGDVDRLLGGLEREW